A genomic stretch from Pomacea canaliculata isolate SZHN2017 linkage group LG2, ASM307304v1, whole genome shotgun sequence includes:
- the LOC112557400 gene encoding uncharacterized protein LOC112557400: MAAAGFLTLGTALLLVTTPLHAQTESLNVHNEAKAVVTNVRDLVARTKEGSPLKTILQNILDLQRVVVNIIARLPSNQISECETQTVIKLAAAGIGSHEVLDVLLAEDDLGVVSARIGMALTFVNRVAQQLDDKLTRSSDVGPELTAIAFGINSTAVIINTAAETIKEKLILLRQGNRNRREATTHLAHGFDMTNHVVWWRDTTGFHTFHVGPFEPPVLPHGLKHLQRRSPNWSGNVGATGDFRSGTANGEVRYTSSNGRFTAGLNGNIGWGPGGPRPGGGFTIGFKF; encoded by the exons ATGGCTGCAGCTGGTTTCTTGACATTGGGTACAGCTCTCCTACTTGTCACCACCCCGCTTCATGCACAG ACCGAGTCGCTCAATGTCCATAACGAGGCTAAGGCTGTCGTGACGAACGTCCGTGACTTGGTCGCGAGGACTAAAGAAG GTTCTCCTCTGAAAACTATTCTACAGAACATACTTGACTTGCAGAGAGTCGTCGTCAATATTATTGCTCGCCTGCCATCCAACCAAA TTTCAGAGTGCGAGACACAGACTGTCATCAAGTTGGCTGCAGCTGGAATTGGCAGCCATGAGGTGCTGGATGTGCTGCTAGCTGAAG ACGATCTAGGTGTCGTGAGCGCTCGTATTGGAATGGCCCTCACCTTCGTGAACCGGGTGGCACAACAGCTGGACG ACAAGCTGACGAGGTCGTCTGATGTTGGCCCCGAGCTGACCGCCATCGCTTTTGGCATCAACAGCACAGCCGTCATTATCAACACTGCCG CTGAGACAATAAAGGAGAAGCTCATTCTCCTGAGACAAGGAAACCGAAACAGACGAGAAGCGACCACGCATCTGGCCCACGGATTTGACATGACTAATCACGTGGTCTGGTGGCGCGATACGACTGGCTTCCACACGTTTCACGTCGGTCCCTTTGAACCTCCAGTGTTACCGCATGGGTTGAAACACCTGCAGCGGCGCTCACCTAATTGGAGTGGAAACGTCGGTGCAACGGGAGACTTCAGATCAGGCACAGCGAATGGCGAAGTGCGTTATACAAGTTCCAACGGACGGTTCACGGCTGGTCTCAATGGGAATATCGGCTGGGGCCCAGGCGGTCCTCGGCCCGGCGGGGGCTTTACTATCGGATTTAAGTTTTAG
- the LOC112557819 gene encoding uncharacterized protein LOC112557819 has product MAAAGLLTLGTALLIATTLLQAQSESIDIKTEARAVVANVRDFVLRTKEETSIETILQNILRLQSITVNLIAHLPANRISECETQTVIKLAAAGIGSHEVLDVLLAEDDTGVLGARIRLSLAFLNRLAQHLDDKLSLSSDVGPELTAITFGANTTAAIITISGSDHDAHACQVLSRGATNFAVSNEPDSLEVYCWGWGGVVLALLL; this is encoded by the exons atGGCTGCAGCCGGTCTATTGACACTTGGAACGGCACTTTTAATCGCCACCACGCTTCTCCAAGCACAG TCAGAATCGATTGATATCAAGACTGAGGCCAGGGCTGTCGTAGCGAATGTCCGTGACTTCGTTCTGAGAACAAAAGAAG AGACTTCCATAGAAACAATTCTACAAAACATTCTTCGCTTACAGAGCATCACTGTTAATCTGATCGCTCACCTGCCAGCCAATCGAA TTTCAGAGTGCGAGACGCAGACTGTCATTAAGTTGGCTGCGGCTGGAATTGGCAGCCACGAGGTTCTGGATGTCCTGTTGGCTGAAG ATGATACAGGTGTGCTAGGCGCTCGTATCAGGCTATCCCTCGCCTTTTTGAATCGACTGGCACAGCATCTGGACG ACAAGCTGTCACTGTCGTCTGACGTGGGCCCAGAGCTGACCGCCATCACTTTCGGGGCCAACACCACAGCAGCCATCATTACCATCTCCG GGTCAGACCATGACGCACATGCCTGCCAGGTTCTGTCACGTGGAGCGACAAATTTTGCTGTCAGCAATGAACCAGATTCTTTGGAAGTTTATTGCTGGGGTTGGGGTGGTGTGGTGCTGGCATTGCTGCTGTAA